One Plectropomus leopardus isolate mb chromosome 1, YSFRI_Pleo_2.0, whole genome shotgun sequence DNA segment encodes these proteins:
- the mis12 gene encoding protein MIS12 homolog, whose product MARETREAMEADVRGEVDEEAYGLPSSTLKLYEAQFFGFTPQTCMLRVYSAFRDCLYDILPVVEKVCVRQLSRGKPDGAEELLRSRARECSRNLQQSLEKRFKQLSERMEALLINRCFSVPPNVLLPEDQSHKNYPQNIQEVLRLETSLADLQRAYEAEVCARQALLAELEEQREVQKHLDGILTWVRELQAAWVNEGNGTFHESFRLVMESVRKLEEAVGEVCRKMPQ is encoded by the exons ATGGCGCGGGAAACCCGGGAAGCTATGGAGGCGGATGTCCGCGGAGAAGTGGATGAAGAGGCTTACGGTCTCCCTTCGTCGACTTTAAAACTGTACGAGGCACAGTTTTTCGGCTTCACCCCGCAGACGTGTATGCTGCGGGTCTACAGCGCCTTCCGGGACTGCCTGTACGACATCTTACCCGTGGTggagaaggtgtgtgtgaggcagcTCAGCAGAGGGAAACCGGACGGGGCCGAGGAGCTGCTCCGGTCCCGGGCCCGGGAGTGCAGCCGAAACCTGCAGCAGTCTCTGGAGAAACGCTTCAAGCAGCTGTCGGAGCGGATGGAGGCGCTGCTGATCAACCGCTGCTTCTCCGTACCGCCAAACGTCCTCCTACCCGAAGACCAGTCCCACAAAAACTACCCCCAAAACATACAG GAGGTGCTGAGGCTGGAGACGTCCCTCGCTGACCTCCAGAGAGCCTACGAAGCAGAAGTGTGTGCCAGACAGGCTCTGCTCGCtgagctggaggagcagagggaggtgCAGAAGCACCTGGATGGGATCCTGACGTGGGTCAGAGAGCTCCAGGCGGCGTGGGTGAACGAAGGTAACGGCACCTTCCATGAAAGTTTCCGGCTAGTGATGGAGTCGGTAAGAAAGCTGGAGGAAGCTGTCGGGGAGGTCTGCCGCAAGATGCCTCAGTGA
- the ppm1g gene encoding protein phosphatase 1G isoform X1 produces MGAYLSQPNTTKTSSDGGNSNMSYGFSAMQGWRVSMEDAHNCIPEFDEETAMFSVYDGHGGEEVALYCSKYLPDIIKEQKTYKDGKLQKALEDAFLAIDSRMTTEEVIKELIQIAGRPTEEPPVEKVAEEDDLDTEEAALLHEEATMTIEELLVRYGQNLNAVKHAAALSAAAKKAACSHPEASADKGEGGKGQKEGVNGDVEEESNGKAKEGEGAACGSKLRACRRAAGGGEGSGSAADCGGSGSSNGEEKAGKAEGDAGPSCSSLSSKAAGDSKSRFFDDSEESEEGEEEGSDEEDGSEEEEGDSSEMEEEEDTEEGEEDSEDEEEEEMCLPGMDGKEEPGSDSGTTAVVALIRGKQLIVANAGDSRCVVSERGKAVDMSYDHKPEDEVELARIKNAGGKVTMDGRVNGGLNLSRAIGDHFYKRNKALPPEEQMISAMPDVKVLTLNEDHDFMVIACDGIWNVMSSQEVVDFVSERIKLDQNGKVRPLSSIVEELLDHCLAPDTSGDGTGCDNMTCIIITLRPHPASAQPDDTKKRKHQEEEAEAAEPEKNGNDSKKAKSD; encoded by the exons ATGGGGGCTTATCTGTCGCAACCTAACACGACCAAGACCTCTTCCGATGGCGGCAATAGCAACATGAGCTACGGTTTCTCTGCCATGCAGGGCTGGCGCGTCTCCATGGAG GATGCTCACAATTGTATCCCAGAGTTTGATGAGGAGACCgccatgttttctgtttatgaTGGACATGGAG GTGAAGAGGTGGCTCTGTACTGTTCAAAGTACCTTCCTGACATCATCAAGGAGCAGAAGACCTACAAAGATGGCAAACTGCAAAAG GCTCTGGAGgatgccttcttggccattgaCAGCAGAATGACCACAGAGGAAGTCATTAAGGAGCTGATCCAGATTGCAGGACGGCCAACTGAGGAGCCTCCTGTTGAAAAGGTTGCTGAAGAGGATGATT TGGACACAGAGGAGGCAGCTTTGCTCCACGAAGAAGCCACAATGACCATAGAGGAGCTGCTGGTACGCTATGGCCAGAATCTCAACGCTGTCAAGCATGCAGCTGCCCTCAG TGCGGCTGCTAAGAAAGCTGCCTGCTCACACCCTGAGGCCTCGGCAGACAAAGGAGAAGGGGGGAAAGGACAAAAGGAGGGGGTAAATGGAGATGTGGAGGAGGAAAGCAATGGAAAGGCAAAGGAAGGTGAAGGAGCGGCGTGCGGGTCCAAGCTGCGAGCCTGTCggagagcagcaggaggaggggaaggCAGCGGTTCAG CAGCTGACTGCGGAGGGTCGGGAAGCTCAAACGGAGAAGAAAAGGCCGGTAAGGCAGAGGGAGATGCAGGTCCGTCCTGCTCCTCTTTGTCCTCCAAGGCTGCAGGAGATTCCAAGTCCAGGTTCTTTGATGACAGCGAGGAGtctgaggagggagaggaggagggtaGTGATGAAGAG gATGGCAgcgaagaggaggagggtgacAGCAGTGAGatggaagaagaggaggatacagaggagggggaggaagactcggaagatgaagaggaggaggaaatgtgCCTACCTGGAATGGATGGCAAGGAGGAG CCCGGCTCAGACAGCGGCACCACAGCTGTTGTGGCTCTGATCCGAGGAAAACAGCTGATCGTGGCCAATGCTGGGGATTCTCGCTGTGTGGTGTCTGAGCGCG GCAAGGCTGTTGACATGTCGTACGACCACAAGCCAGAGGACGAGGTAGAACTAGCTCGCATTAAAAACGCTGGAGGAAAAGTAACCATGGATGGACGCGTCAACGGTGGACTGAACCTCTCCAGAGCTATTG GTGACCACTTCTATAAGAGGAACAAGGCTCTGCCTCCAGAGGAGCAGATGATTTCTGCGATGCCAGATGTCAAAGTTCTGACGCTCAACGAGGACCACGACTTCATGGTCATTGCCTGCGATGGCATCTG GAATGTGATGAGCAGTCAGGAGGTGGTGGACTTCGTCAGCGAGAGGATCAAACTAGACCAGAACGGCAAAGTCAGACCCCTGTCATCCATAGTGGAAGAG CTGTTGGACCACTGTTTGGCCCCCGACACCTCTGGAGATGGGACAGGATGTGACAACATGACTTGCATTATCATCACCCTTCGGCCACACCCTGCTTCTGCTCAGCCAGATGACACCAAGAAGAGGAAGcaccaggaggaggaggcagaagCAGCTGAGCCGGAGAAGAACggaaatgacagcaaaaaggCTAAAAGTGACTAA
- the ppm1g gene encoding protein phosphatase 1G isoform X2: protein MGAYLSQPNTTKTSSDGGNSNMSYGFSAMQGWRVSMEDAHNCIPEFDEETAMFSVYDGHGGEEVALYCSKYLPDIIKEQKTYKDGKLQKALEDAFLAIDSRMTTEEVIKELIQIAGRPTEEPPVEKVAEEDDLDTEEAALLHEEATMTIEELLVRYGQNLNAVKHAAALSAAAKKAACSHPEASADKGEGGKGQKEGVNGDVEEESNGKAKEGEGAACGSKLRACRRAAGGGEGSGSADCGGSGSSNGEEKAGKAEGDAGPSCSSLSSKAAGDSKSRFFDDSEESEEGEEEGSDEEDGSEEEEGDSSEMEEEEDTEEGEEDSEDEEEEEMCLPGMDGKEEPGSDSGTTAVVALIRGKQLIVANAGDSRCVVSERGKAVDMSYDHKPEDEVELARIKNAGGKVTMDGRVNGGLNLSRAIGDHFYKRNKALPPEEQMISAMPDVKVLTLNEDHDFMVIACDGIWNVMSSQEVVDFVSERIKLDQNGKVRPLSSIVEELLDHCLAPDTSGDGTGCDNMTCIIITLRPHPASAQPDDTKKRKHQEEEAEAAEPEKNGNDSKKAKSD from the exons ATGGGGGCTTATCTGTCGCAACCTAACACGACCAAGACCTCTTCCGATGGCGGCAATAGCAACATGAGCTACGGTTTCTCTGCCATGCAGGGCTGGCGCGTCTCCATGGAG GATGCTCACAATTGTATCCCAGAGTTTGATGAGGAGACCgccatgttttctgtttatgaTGGACATGGAG GTGAAGAGGTGGCTCTGTACTGTTCAAAGTACCTTCCTGACATCATCAAGGAGCAGAAGACCTACAAAGATGGCAAACTGCAAAAG GCTCTGGAGgatgccttcttggccattgaCAGCAGAATGACCACAGAGGAAGTCATTAAGGAGCTGATCCAGATTGCAGGACGGCCAACTGAGGAGCCTCCTGTTGAAAAGGTTGCTGAAGAGGATGATT TGGACACAGAGGAGGCAGCTTTGCTCCACGAAGAAGCCACAATGACCATAGAGGAGCTGCTGGTACGCTATGGCCAGAATCTCAACGCTGTCAAGCATGCAGCTGCCCTCAG TGCGGCTGCTAAGAAAGCTGCCTGCTCACACCCTGAGGCCTCGGCAGACAAAGGAGAAGGGGGGAAAGGACAAAAGGAGGGGGTAAATGGAGATGTGGAGGAGGAAAGCAATGGAAAGGCAAAGGAAGGTGAAGGAGCGGCGTGCGGGTCCAAGCTGCGAGCCTGTCggagagcagcaggaggaggggaaggCAGCGGTTCAG CTGACTGCGGAGGGTCGGGAAGCTCAAACGGAGAAGAAAAGGCCGGTAAGGCAGAGGGAGATGCAGGTCCGTCCTGCTCCTCTTTGTCCTCCAAGGCTGCAGGAGATTCCAAGTCCAGGTTCTTTGATGACAGCGAGGAGtctgaggagggagaggaggagggtaGTGATGAAGAG gATGGCAgcgaagaggaggagggtgacAGCAGTGAGatggaagaagaggaggatacagaggagggggaggaagactcggaagatgaagaggaggaggaaatgtgCCTACCTGGAATGGATGGCAAGGAGGAG CCCGGCTCAGACAGCGGCACCACAGCTGTTGTGGCTCTGATCCGAGGAAAACAGCTGATCGTGGCCAATGCTGGGGATTCTCGCTGTGTGGTGTCTGAGCGCG GCAAGGCTGTTGACATGTCGTACGACCACAAGCCAGAGGACGAGGTAGAACTAGCTCGCATTAAAAACGCTGGAGGAAAAGTAACCATGGATGGACGCGTCAACGGTGGACTGAACCTCTCCAGAGCTATTG GTGACCACTTCTATAAGAGGAACAAGGCTCTGCCTCCAGAGGAGCAGATGATTTCTGCGATGCCAGATGTCAAAGTTCTGACGCTCAACGAGGACCACGACTTCATGGTCATTGCCTGCGATGGCATCTG GAATGTGATGAGCAGTCAGGAGGTGGTGGACTTCGTCAGCGAGAGGATCAAACTAGACCAGAACGGCAAAGTCAGACCCCTGTCATCCATAGTGGAAGAG CTGTTGGACCACTGTTTGGCCCCCGACACCTCTGGAGATGGGACAGGATGTGACAACATGACTTGCATTATCATCACCCTTCGGCCACACCCTGCTTCTGCTCAGCCAGATGACACCAAGAAGAGGAAGcaccaggaggaggaggcagaagCAGCTGAGCCGGAGAAGAACggaaatgacagcaaaaaggCTAAAAGTGACTAA